From the Salinimicrobium tongyeongense genome, one window contains:
- a CDS encoding translocation/assembly module TamB domain-containing protein — protein MEANKNKKEKKQKGSGIRLFFKIILGIFIFIILLLLFIRSPWGQGIIVDKLVNYIENKTNTRVEVDRLFITFGGDLSVEGLFLEDEKGDTLLYSRELEADISLMPLINGNGFYLNSLDWNGGVANISRTDTIQGFNFSFLAEAFTSADTTAATKPADTSASAMEIKLGNIDLQDLRLSYNDQYLGIDAKIKLGKLALEMQKFNLDSIEFGAGDLILENTRFKYAQTKPAPESEEESEAPMPRLSAENLEVTNVAGSYTSVPGGIIADIELPEFILELPEADLQNNAVVVDRLSLNNSRLYVQNTASATSKTPDTTAVAEKSEAFEWPQWTVKAAQLSLENNHFRYWVNNKAATKGTFDPEAVGLQDFDLQIPELILENETLQAEVAALNFREASGILLNKTQFTLSVNKDRAALEDLLLRVNGNLVEGNLLVDYESLDSFINNPETATVDVNLPQFNVDLQDLYRFQPDLRQNTYFAALAKKGISGSLSAEGELSAVNIERANIDWGGSTSLAATGTIYNATDAENLRFDIPQLRLRSSRADLHAFIEEQNLGIELPEKLNLAGSFRGSPEDISVDAILNSSAGKVNVEGRFVTAPKIAFSTDLKVTELEVGQILQNKALGSLSLDIQARGSGDDVNSLNAVVDGTIGRFEYNQYVFNNINLFAEMEDGQGFANVAYKDDNLNMELESFVVLDSVAPEINLTLNIIGADLQALGLSANPVNAAMEVKGTFEGNAEKFDATATVDKGVFVYDNESYLLGDLDLLAHVTPDTTSLQIENRMLDLKLFSNAGPQDFIQALDRHYDSYFTSEEVLDTVANPVNIELAATVAPSPILEEVFLPQLEAFDTIAVKVDFSEREKTLVGSVEIPYLNYFGSEIDSLDFEIDSNPEELFFSFGLESLDAGPLAIKKTSLDGLLIDEELKLDFLSVYEEEPLMKIESSITRNDGIIRLEIAPDSLILNSHQWQIAPENEVLIGDSSYIFNNFRLSRDNQQLAITNDLPEVQKEHIGIEFQNFNLAALFSYLNPEAVLASGNINGDFIIEEPFEDTGLLADLTINDFGVMDVPLGQLSLDAEAAGFNTYELDMAVTGNANLQLTGSYTADAQGGNLDMFLDLERIPMEVVEGFSFGEINSTSGSLSGEFTVTGDPLAPNYDGALNFNDAQFRVAILDTPFSLRDETLRVDTTGVYMDNFEIRDVNNNAFVLNGAVLTESLINPEFDLSFTANNFTALNSTEEDFDLFYGKFVFDASGSVTGNLELPQVELDLEILDETNITYVIPEASVEIEEREGVVVFVNREDPNRILTRRSKDEEVVALSGFALNSYISLQEGATFNIVINEETGDHFQATGDGDILYDISPNGRTTMTGRVELSDGYYEMSLYNLVTRRFDIMDGSSIVWAGNPLDADLNITAVYEVEAAAAGLMASQLQGADLSDKDPYRQELDFLVYLKIGGEISAPKLSFGLDMPEGEQGSLGGQVYGRVQQINQQENELNKQVFSLLVLNRFFPTTGSDGSGGGTLSFARDNLNEALSDQLNIFSDRLLGETGVDLNFGLDTFTDYQGENPQERTQLDITAQKSFLDDRLVVSVGSEVDVQGSSPVEESTPLIGNVSLEYLLSPNGRYRLMAFRRSSYENVIDGQLIVSGLALIFTQEFNKFRELWNEVAKGDKAKKEESGNGTSEEKTSGKGKIEEENSAEGNSEETQPQE, from the coding sequence TTGGAAGCAAACAAAAATAAAAAGGAAAAGAAACAAAAAGGCTCGGGCATCAGGTTGTTCTTTAAGATCATCCTGGGCATCTTTATCTTCATTATCCTTTTGCTACTCTTCATCCGCAGTCCCTGGGGCCAGGGTATTATTGTAGACAAACTTGTAAACTATATTGAGAACAAAACCAATACCAGGGTAGAGGTAGACCGGCTTTTTATCACTTTTGGCGGCGACCTTAGCGTGGAAGGCCTTTTTTTAGAAGATGAAAAAGGCGATACCTTATTATATTCCCGCGAGCTTGAAGCCGATATTTCCCTGATGCCCCTTATTAACGGAAATGGATTTTACCTCAACAGCCTTGACTGGAACGGGGGCGTAGCCAATATTAGCCGTACAGATACCATCCAGGGTTTTAATTTCAGTTTTCTTGCTGAAGCTTTTACTTCGGCCGATACTACGGCTGCCACAAAACCGGCAGATACTTCGGCATCAGCCATGGAGATTAAGCTTGGCAATATAGACCTTCAGGATTTACGCCTTAGCTACAACGATCAATATTTAGGTATAGATGCCAAAATCAAACTGGGAAAGCTCGCCCTGGAAATGCAGAAGTTCAACCTTGACAGCATTGAATTTGGCGCAGGGGATCTCATCCTGGAAAACACCCGATTCAAATATGCGCAAACCAAACCGGCACCCGAATCGGAAGAGGAAAGTGAAGCCCCAATGCCCCGACTTTCTGCTGAAAACCTTGAAGTCACCAATGTTGCCGGTTCGTACACATCTGTTCCCGGGGGTATTATAGCCGATATAGAACTTCCGGAATTTATCCTGGAACTTCCTGAAGCCGACCTTCAAAATAATGCTGTGGTTGTAGACCGGCTCTCCCTGAACAATTCCAGGCTTTATGTGCAAAATACTGCTTCTGCAACCTCCAAAACGCCCGATACCACTGCTGTTGCTGAAAAAAGTGAAGCTTTTGAATGGCCGCAGTGGACGGTAAAAGCAGCACAGTTAAGCCTGGAGAATAACCATTTTAGGTATTGGGTAAATAATAAGGCTGCTACTAAAGGCACTTTTGATCCTGAAGCCGTGGGCTTGCAGGATTTCGACCTTCAAATCCCCGAACTTATCCTTGAGAATGAAACATTGCAGGCCGAGGTGGCAGCCCTTAATTTCAGGGAAGCTTCGGGCATTTTGCTTAACAAAACACAATTTACACTCTCTGTGAACAAAGACAGGGCGGCTTTAGAAGATCTCCTGCTTCGGGTAAACGGAAATCTGGTGGAAGGGAACTTGCTGGTAGATTATGAGTCCCTGGATTCATTCATCAATAATCCCGAAACCGCTACAGTAGATGTAAACCTTCCGCAGTTCAATGTAGACCTGCAGGATCTTTACAGGTTTCAACCCGATTTGCGGCAGAACACTTATTTCGCTGCACTTGCCAAAAAGGGCATTTCAGGCAGCCTTTCTGCTGAAGGGGAACTTTCGGCAGTTAACATTGAGCGCGCAAATATTGACTGGGGCGGCAGTACCTCCCTTGCCGCCACCGGAACCATTTACAATGCAACCGACGCCGAAAACCTGAGATTCGACATTCCGCAGCTAAGGCTTCGCTCTTCAAGGGCCGACCTTCATGCCTTTATCGAGGAACAGAACCTGGGAATAGAACTTCCCGAAAAATTGAACCTGGCAGGAAGCTTCAGGGGTAGCCCCGAAGATATTTCTGTAGATGCGATCCTCAACTCTTCCGCAGGAAAAGTGAACGTAGAAGGGCGTTTTGTCACCGCTCCAAAAATAGCATTCAGCACAGATCTTAAAGTAACCGAACTGGAAGTAGGGCAAATTTTGCAAAATAAAGCTTTAGGTTCGCTTAGCCTTGACATACAGGCCAGGGGAAGTGGAGATGACGTGAACTCTCTTAACGCGGTGGTTGATGGTACTATTGGGCGTTTTGAGTACAATCAATACGTGTTTAACAACATCAACCTTTTTGCTGAAATGGAAGACGGGCAGGGTTTTGCCAACGTAGCCTACAAAGATGACAACCTCAATATGGAACTGGAGAGCTTTGTGGTACTCGATTCTGTAGCCCCCGAGATCAACCTGACCCTCAACATTATTGGTGCCGACCTGCAGGCTCTGGGCCTTTCTGCAAATCCTGTGAATGCAGCCATGGAAGTAAAAGGCACTTTTGAAGGCAATGCCGAGAAATTTGATGCCACTGCAACTGTTGACAAGGGCGTATTTGTGTACGACAATGAATCTTACCTGTTGGGCGATCTCGATTTGCTGGCACACGTGACCCCCGATACCACTTCGCTTCAAATTGAGAACAGGATGCTCGATCTCAAGTTGTTTTCCAATGCAGGTCCGCAGGATTTCATTCAGGCACTAGACAGGCATTACGACAGTTACTTTACCAGCGAAGAGGTTCTCGATACCGTCGCAAACCCGGTGAACATTGAGCTAGCTGCCACAGTGGCCCCGTCACCTATACTCGAGGAAGTATTCCTGCCACAACTTGAAGCTTTTGACACTATAGCCGTAAAAGTAGATTTTAGCGAGCGGGAAAAGACTTTGGTGGGAAGCGTGGAAATCCCTTACCTCAATTACTTCGGAAGTGAAATTGACAGCCTTGACTTTGAAATAGATTCAAACCCCGAAGAGCTGTTTTTCAGCTTTGGGCTGGAAAGCCTGGATGCCGGGCCTCTGGCTATTAAGAAAACCAGCCTTGACGGGCTGTTAATAGACGAAGAGCTCAAGCTCGATTTTCTTTCGGTCTATGAAGAGGAACCTTTGATGAAGATCGAATCTTCCATCACCAGGAATGATGGCATTATAAGGCTAGAAATTGCTCCAGACAGTCTCATTCTCAATTCCCACCAATGGCAAATAGCTCCCGAAAATGAAGTGCTTATTGGCGATAGTTCATACATTTTCAACAACTTCAGGCTTTCCCGTGACAATCAGCAACTGGCCATAACCAATGATCTTCCGGAGGTTCAAAAAGAGCATATTGGAATAGAATTCCAGAATTTTAACCTGGCCGCGTTATTTTCTTATTTAAATCCGGAAGCAGTGCTGGCTTCAGGAAACATCAATGGCGATTTTATTATTGAAGAACCTTTTGAAGATACAGGCCTGCTGGCCGATCTTACCATCAACGATTTTGGGGTGATGGATGTGCCTCTTGGCCAACTTTCCCTTGATGCCGAGGCGGCTGGCTTTAATACCTATGAGCTCGATATGGCCGTTACAGGCAATGCCAACCTGCAACTTACCGGATCGTATACTGCAGACGCCCAGGGCGGAAACCTCGACATGTTCCTCGACCTCGAGAGGATTCCCATGGAAGTGGTAGAAGGCTTTTCTTTTGGAGAGATCAACAGTACCAGCGGTAGTTTATCTGGTGAATTTACAGTGACCGGCGATCCTTTGGCACCCAATTATGACGGTGCCCTAAATTTTAATGACGCGCAATTTAGAGTGGCTATTTTAGATACTCCTTTTAGCTTAAGGGACGAAACCCTGCGGGTTGACACTACCGGCGTGTATATGGACAATTTTGAGATTAGGGACGTAAACAACAATGCTTTTGTACTCAACGGGGCCGTGCTTACCGAGTCTCTTATCAATCCTGAATTTGACCTCAGTTTCACTGCGAATAATTTCACTGCCCTCAATTCTACCGAAGAAGATTTCGACCTTTTCTACGGAAAATTTGTTTTTGATGCCTCAGGTTCGGTCACCGGAAATCTTGAGCTTCCCCAGGTTGAGCTTGATCTCGAAATTCTGGATGAGACGAATATTACTTACGTAATTCCTGAAGCCAGCGTAGAAATTGAGGAAAGGGAAGGGGTAGTGGTCTTTGTGAACAGGGAAGACCCTAACCGCATTCTCACCCGCCGCTCTAAAGATGAAGAAGTTGTGGCCTTATCTGGCTTTGCACTAAACTCCTATATTTCCCTCCAGGAAGGAGCTACTTTTAATATCGTGATCAACGAAGAGACGGGAGATCACTTCCAGGCCACCGGCGATGGGGATATTCTTTACGACATTTCTCCCAACGGCAGAACCACGATGACCGGAAGGGTAGAATTAAGCGACGGTTACTACGAAATGAGCCTTTACAACCTGGTTACCCGAAGGTTTGATATTATGGACGGCAGCAGCATTGTTTGGGCCGGAAACCCTCTTGATGCCGATCTCAATATTACGGCGGTTTATGAGGTTGAAGCAGCCGCGGCCGGCCTTATGGCTTCACAACTACAGGGTGCCGATTTGAGCGATAAAGACCCGTACCGGCAGGAACTTGATTTTTTGGTATACCTAAAAATAGGAGGGGAGATCTCTGCCCCAAAACTGTCTTTTGGCCTCGATATGCCCGAAGGGGAACAGGGCTCCCTGGGAGGCCAGGTTTATGGCAGGGTGCAGCAAATAAACCAACAGGAGAACGAGCTTAACAAGCAGGTCTTTTCACTCCTGGTCCTCAACAGGTTCTTTCCCACCACAGGTAGCGACGGCTCTGGTGGAGGAACACTTTCTTTTGCCCGCGACAATCTTAACGAAGCCCTTTCTGACCAGCTCAACATCTTTTCTGACCGGCTGTTGGGGGAAACCGGGGTAGACCTAAATTTTGGACTTGACACCTTTACCGATTATCAGGGGGAAAACCCGCAGGAAAGGACACAGCTCGATATTACCGCTCAAAAAAGCTTTTTAGATGACAGGCTGGTGGTAAGCGTGGGAAGCGAGGTTGATGTTCAAGGAAGCAGCCCGGTGGAAGAAAGTACGCCGCTTATTGGCAACGTGAGCCTGGAATACCTGCTTTCCCCTAACGGAAGGTACAGGTTAATGGCCTTTAGGAGGAGTAGTTACGAAAATGTGATTGACGGGCAGTTGATTGTAAGCGGCCTGGCTTTGATCTTTACTCAGGAATTCAACAAGTTCAGGGAACTCTGGAACGAGGTGGCGAAGGGGGACAAAGCTAAAAAAGAAGAATCCGGAAATGGAACTTCAGAAGAGAAAACTTCCGGAAAAGGCAAAATAGAAGAAGAAAATTCCGCAGAAGGAAATTCAGAAGAAACTCAACCTCAGGAATAA
- the tamL gene encoding translocation and assembly module lipoprotein TamL, producing the protein MKYRIEIIISLSAMLLLQACSVKKYIPEDELLYTGADLELKSDDPIENKKDLKNQLQALIGPEPNSKFLGSRFGLYFYYKGEQENPGFINRFLSKRLGQEPVYLSDVDPFQTEKLLKNRLENRGYFYSRVNHSVDENEEDKFAHIQYTAVLPENPYILENYRMDNDSLEIYREIKKTLSESLLQSGEKFNLALLKAERERIDGALKRQGYYNFSPNFLIFEADTNQYDRKKFDLFLRLKEEVPPAGTKPYIIKNVNIYPNYVIGTDSLERDTIRFNERNYIQEKIFFEPEKLDPFILINEGERYSPQLSGKTSRRLTSLGTYKFVNIQYDEIDSISVDSVGYLTANIYLSPMNKRAIRAELQAVTKSNNFAGPHLAVSYTNRNLFKGGEILNVTAKGGYEWQLSKQNDIGNSSTVLGLETALISPRMLFPFINIRSNWFDYSIPKTRLSFGFEYLNRSQLFSLFSVTGNFGYVWKANRFITHEFNPLSVNYSKLSNTTQTFRDILAENPFLESSFDQQFIAGLTYSFTYNGMIDELETHQFYLNSNIELAGNILDLLSSGATPKEFLGMEFAQFSRVDADLRYHFNFAPEQTLAARLYGGLGIPYGNSEVMPFSRQFYAGGPYSVRAFQIRGLGPGSYDPEGDGVPYYDRMGNIRLEANVEYRFPVYKFLKGAVFMDAGNVWNTKDNYVELDENPSKQQTLLLKNGVFEKDFISELGIGTGFGLRIDIQNFVIRFDLAAPLHTPWLEEGERWDFRISDPVFNFAVGYPF; encoded by the coding sequence ATGAAATACAGGATAGAAATCATTATCAGCCTCTCTGCAATGCTATTGCTGCAGGCTTGTAGTGTAAAGAAATACATTCCGGAAGACGAGCTATTATATACCGGCGCCGATCTTGAACTGAAATCTGATGATCCTATAGAGAATAAAAAAGACCTTAAGAACCAACTCCAGGCCTTGATAGGCCCCGAACCTAATTCAAAATTCCTGGGATCGCGTTTTGGCCTTTATTTTTATTACAAAGGGGAACAGGAAAATCCAGGGTTCATCAACAGGTTTCTCAGCAAACGACTGGGGCAGGAACCGGTATACCTATCAGATGTAGATCCCTTTCAAACAGAAAAGCTGCTAAAGAACAGGCTCGAGAACCGCGGCTACTTTTACAGCCGGGTAAACCATTCAGTAGACGAAAATGAAGAAGACAAATTCGCTCACATACAATATACCGCTGTACTTCCAGAAAACCCATACATTCTGGAGAATTACAGGATGGATAATGACAGCCTCGAAATTTACAGGGAGATCAAAAAAACCTTATCGGAATCCCTTCTACAATCTGGAGAAAAATTTAATCTGGCCCTTCTTAAAGCTGAAAGGGAACGCATTGACGGGGCTCTAAAGAGGCAGGGCTACTATAATTTCAGTCCTAATTTCCTCATTTTTGAAGCCGATACCAATCAATACGACCGCAAAAAATTTGATCTTTTTTTAAGGCTGAAAGAAGAAGTTCCGCCGGCAGGTACCAAACCCTACATCATCAAAAATGTCAATATTTACCCTAACTATGTAATTGGTACAGATTCGCTGGAACGGGACACCATCAGGTTTAACGAAAGGAATTACATTCAGGAAAAGATATTTTTTGAACCCGAAAAACTCGATCCTTTCATTCTCATAAATGAAGGCGAACGCTATTCTCCCCAGCTTTCCGGAAAAACAAGCAGAAGGCTCACTTCCCTGGGCACCTACAAATTTGTGAATATTCAGTATGATGAAATAGATTCCATTTCCGTAGACAGTGTAGGCTATTTAACTGCAAATATTTACCTCTCGCCAATGAACAAAAGGGCGATACGTGCCGAGCTACAGGCGGTGACCAAATCAAATAATTTTGCTGGCCCACATCTGGCCGTGAGCTACACGAACCGAAACCTCTTTAAAGGTGGGGAAATCCTAAATGTGACAGCCAAAGGAGGCTATGAGTGGCAGCTTTCCAAACAAAATGACATTGGCAACAGCAGTACCGTGCTGGGCCTTGAAACCGCGCTTATTAGTCCGCGAATGCTGTTTCCGTTCATCAATATCAGGAGTAACTGGTTTGATTATAGCATCCCCAAGACCAGGCTCAGCTTTGGCTTTGAGTACCTTAACAGGAGTCAGCTTTTCAGCCTGTTCTCGGTCACCGGGAATTTTGGTTATGTATGGAAGGCCAACCGGTTTATAACCCATGAATTTAACCCTTTATCGGTGAACTATTCCAAGCTTAGCAATACCACCCAAACCTTTAGGGATATACTTGCTGAAAACCCTTTTTTGGAGAGTAGCTTTGACCAGCAGTTTATTGCGGGGCTAACCTATTCTTTTACTTACAACGGGATGATCGATGAGCTGGAGACCCACCAGTTTTACCTCAATTCTAATATAGAACTCGCCGGAAATATCCTTGATCTGCTAAGTAGTGGTGCCACCCCAAAAGAATTCCTGGGAATGGAATTTGCCCAGTTTTCCCGCGTAGATGCCGACCTGAGATACCATTTCAACTTTGCGCCAGAACAAACCCTCGCTGCAAGGCTGTATGGCGGTTTAGGTATTCCCTATGGAAATTCGGAAGTGATGCCTTTTAGCAGGCAGTTCTATGCAGGAGGGCCATACAGCGTGAGGGCTTTCCAGATCAGGGGTCTGGGTCCCGGGTCTTACGATCCGGAGGGAGACGGGGTTCCCTATTATGACAGGATGGGAAATATAAGGCTCGAAGCTAATGTAGAGTATCGTTTCCCGGTTTATAAATTCCTGAAAGGGGCCGTGTTTATGGACGCCGGTAATGTTTGGAACACCAAAGACAATTATGTGGAGCTGGATGAGAATCCCTCCAAACAGCAAACCTTGCTGCTCAAAAATGGCGTTTTTGAAAAGGATTTTATCAGCGAACTGGGTATAGGTACCGGGTTCGGTTTGAGAATAGATATCCAGAATTTCGTGATCAGGTTTGACCTGGCCGCACCTTTACATACCCCATGGCTCGAAGAAGGAGAACGCTGGGACTTCAGGATAAGCGACCCGGTATTCAACTTTGCGGTAGGATATCCTTTTTAA
- the upp gene encoding uracil phosphoribosyltransferase: MHVHHLLEKNSIANTFVAQLRNVNIQTDRLRFRRNIERLGEILGYELSKNLSFENVEIDTPLGKANVPLQKEELVICSILRAGLPLHTGLLNYFDAADNSFISAYRHHPNNDEEFEILVEYLASPSLEGKTLILADPMLATGRSFVNVLQALEQMGKPKQIHLVSVIAAKEGIEYLQSFCPENSHLWVATIDEKLDEKGYIVPGLGDAGDLCFGSKKQH; the protein is encoded by the coding sequence ATGCACGTTCACCACCTACTTGAAAAGAATTCTATAGCCAATACATTTGTTGCTCAACTTCGGAATGTGAATATTCAAACCGACAGGCTTCGCTTCAGAAGAAATATTGAAAGACTGGGAGAGATCCTTGGTTATGAGCTGAGCAAGAACTTGAGTTTTGAAAATGTGGAGATTGACACTCCCCTTGGAAAAGCCAATGTGCCCCTGCAAAAGGAAGAGCTGGTGATATGCTCAATCCTTAGGGCCGGATTGCCCCTGCACACCGGACTTTTGAATTATTTTGATGCGGCCGACAATTCGTTTATTTCTGCATATCGCCATCATCCCAATAATGATGAGGAATTTGAGATCCTGGTTGAATACCTCGCTTCCCCTTCACTTGAAGGAAAAACCCTGATCCTGGCCGACCCCATGCTGGCCACCGGCCGATCTTTTGTCAATGTTTTACAGGCCCTGGAACAGATGGGAAAACCAAAACAGATTCACCTGGTGTCGGTTATCGCTGCAAAAGAAGGAATTGAATACCTGCAAAGCTTTTGCCCCGAAAATTCTCATTTATGGGTAGCCACCATTGACGAAAAGCTGGACGAAAAAGGGTACATAGTTCCCGGTCTTGGAGATGCGGGAGACCTGTGTTTTGGTTCAAAAAAGCAGCATTAA
- a CDS encoding nuclear transport factor 2 family protein, translated as MTDKEKFLREVNRAYEKGDEQFFMEHITDDICWEIVGEKEISGKTEFKEVLDRMKEMPPVEIQVENVIFDDRQGVVRGVVVSRNRLGQKKHFGFCDIYKFAEGEKLRLSGITSYVIDISRHVQYK; from the coding sequence ATGACCGATAAAGAGAAGTTTTTAAGGGAGGTGAACAGAGCTTATGAAAAAGGGGATGAACAATTTTTCATGGAGCACATTACAGATGATATCTGCTGGGAAATTGTGGGCGAAAAAGAGATTTCTGGCAAAACTGAATTCAAGGAAGTGCTCGATAGAATGAAAGAAATGCCTCCCGTAGAAATACAGGTTGAAAATGTCATTTTTGACGACCGGCAGGGCGTGGTAAGGGGAGTGGTGGTGAGCAGGAACAGGCTGGGCCAGAAAAAACACTTCGGCTTTTGCGATATCTACAAATTCGCGGAGGGAGAAAAACTTAGGCTTTCGGGCATTACCTCCTATGTGATTGACATAAGCAGGCATGTTCAGTATAAATAA
- a CDS encoding APC family permease has translation MAKKELKRSLGFWDVLMFGVGGIVGAGIYAIIGKAAGFSGNMLWLSFVIAATVALLTGLSYAEFVSRYPDSGGSFEYIKQGFNEKTALFMSVFMAFTGIVAAAAISISFADYLSRLVNIPSWVIIISVISLMAFFNIIGAKYSSYYNSFATIVTLIGLAAVVVVSIPEIGTTPLLETNDAGWTGLFAGGALIFFSYIGFEDLVKMAEETKNPKVNMPKAIIMSGIIVLLIYVLIAISAVSVLDWKQLSNSNGPLAAVIEAKLGAWGATSLVIIALFATSKTILSNILGTSRLLYDVARDSEKTWLKKFTTISGIGNAPNFAIIAISLVAIGFGLIGNLKLVASLSNIFIFIVFGMVNLALLNLRHRKRKEKNKKPPFYIRLNVNNIPIPTIIALITILLMFGFNVYNLFQGNA, from the coding sequence ATGGCAAAAAAAGAACTAAAGAGAAGTCTGGGATTTTGGGATGTACTCATGTTTGGTGTGGGAGGAATTGTTGGTGCCGGGATCTACGCGATTATAGGAAAAGCCGCCGGCTTTAGCGGCAATATGTTGTGGTTGAGCTTTGTAATAGCTGCTACCGTTGCCCTGCTCACGGGGCTCTCGTATGCCGAATTTGTAAGCCGTTACCCCGACTCTGGCGGAAGTTTTGAATATATTAAACAGGGCTTCAACGAAAAAACTGCCTTGTTCATGTCGGTCTTCATGGCTTTCACCGGCATAGTGGCTGCAGCAGCAATATCCATAAGTTTTGCCGATTATTTGAGTCGCTTGGTTAATATACCTTCCTGGGTCATTATCATTTCTGTAATTTCCTTAATGGCATTTTTCAACATCATAGGGGCAAAATACAGTTCGTATTACAACTCTTTTGCCACTATAGTCACTCTAATAGGCCTGGCAGCTGTGGTGGTGGTGAGTATTCCCGAAATTGGAACTACCCCGCTTCTTGAGACCAATGACGCAGGCTGGACGGGGCTATTCGCCGGCGGGGCATTGATCTTCTTCAGCTATATTGGTTTTGAAGACCTGGTGAAAATGGCCGAAGAAACAAAGAATCCGAAGGTGAATATGCCAAAGGCCATTATAATGAGTGGGATCATTGTCTTGCTTATCTATGTATTGATCGCCATAAGTGCAGTAAGTGTGCTCGACTGGAAGCAGCTATCAAACTCCAACGGGCCATTGGCTGCGGTAATAGAAGCAAAACTGGGGGCCTGGGGAGCTACCTCGCTGGTGATCATTGCCCTGTTTGCCACGAGTAAAACCATATTGAGCAACATCCTTGGTACTTCCAGGCTTCTTTATGACGTGGCGCGCGACAGTGAAAAAACCTGGCTCAAAAAATTCACAACCATCTCGGGAATTGGAAATGCCCCAAACTTTGCCATTATAGCCATAAGCCTGGTAGCCATTGGTTTTGGATTAATAGGAAACCTTAAGCTGGTAGCCAGCCTGAGCAATATTTTTATTTTTATAGTTTTCGGGATGGTAAACCTGGCCCTTTTAAACCTGCGCCACCGAAAAAGAAAGGAAAAGAACAAAAAGCCGCCTTTTTACATTAGGCTTAATGTTAACAACATTCCGATACCCACAATTATAGCGCTAATAACAATATTACTTATGTTCGGGTTTAATGTTTACAACCTGTTTCAGGGGAATGCGTAA
- a CDS encoding universal stress protein, giving the protein MKKVLIAIDYNPVSEKVAQKGYELAKNLNAEVCLMHVLDDVGFYGAQYPTFMGYDGYSGMGPDLDVAMEMQNIAKEFMQSAKNHLNDPNVKTYLAEGPTAKSILNYAEEWGANLLVMGTHSHSVLEKLFLGTVAEKILEKTNIPVYLVPVKNRKGE; this is encoded by the coding sequence ATGAAAAAAGTACTAATTGCGATAGATTATAACCCGGTTTCAGAAAAAGTAGCGCAAAAGGGCTATGAGCTGGCAAAAAACCTCAATGCTGAAGTATGCCTTATGCACGTACTTGATGATGTAGGATTTTACGGAGCCCAATATCCTACTTTTATGGGATACGACGGCTATTCGGGCATGGGGCCAGATCTTGATGTGGCGATGGAGATGCAAAATATAGCCAAGGAATTCATGCAAAGTGCCAAAAATCACCTGAACGATCCCAACGTAAAGACTTACCTGGCCGAAGGCCCAACCGCTAAAAGCATACTGAATTATGCCGAAGAATGGGGAGCAAACCTGCTGGTAATGGGTACTCACAGCCACTCGGTGCTCGAAAAGCTATTTTTGGGAACCGTGGCTGAAAAGATCCTGGAAAAGACAAATATCCCGGTTTACCTGGTGCCGGTGAAAAACAGAAAGGGAGAATGA
- a CDS encoding cold-shock protein, translating to MAKSQQTYNKIEKEKKRLKKREEKKKKKEERKASGESVSEFAYVDEFGNLTETPPDPSQKIEVDAESIEIGIPKKEDSAEENDFSKEGKVSFFDHSKGFGFILDSTSQEKYFVHVTGLIDEIEENDKVTFELEKGPRGMNAVRVKKL from the coding sequence ATGGCAAAATCACAACAGACGTACAACAAGATTGAAAAAGAAAAGAAACGCTTGAAAAAGCGCGAAGAGAAAAAGAAAAAGAAGGAAGAGAGAAAGGCAAGTGGAGAATCTGTCTCTGAATTTGCTTATGTAGATGAATTTGGCAACCTCACCGAGACGCCGCCAGATCCTTCCCAGAAAATCGAAGTTGACGCTGAAAGCATTGAAATTGGAATTCCGAAGAAAGAAGATTCAGCCGAGGAAAATGACTTTAGTAAGGAAGGAAAAGTTTCCTTCTTTGACCACTCAAAAGGCTTTGGCTTTATACTTGACAGCACCAGCCAGGAAAAATATTTTGTACATGTTACCGGTCTTATAGATGAGATCGAAGAAAATGACAAGGTAACTTTTGAACTTGAAAAAGGCCCAAGAGGGATGAATGCTGTAAGAGTAAAGAAGCTCTAA